The DNA region CGTCTACCTGCGCGCCATGGACGCGCCGTCGCCGGCCCCGATCAAGGCGGCGGCCTGACACGGGCGACCGGGTGCGGCGCCGGGCGCCGCACCTCTCCGCCGCGATGATGCCTAGGCCGCGAGGTAGGCGGCGATGTTGCGCCGGACGCGGTCCAGGGGCTCCTCCGCCGGGTCCGGCAGGACGAAGCGCGCGCCGGTGATCGTCTCGTAGGCGCGGATGTAGACCGCGGCGGTCTCCAGGACGACCTCGGCGGGGATCTCGGGGATCGGGTCCTTGTAGGGGTCGCAGCGGGCGACGACCCAGTTGCGCACGAAGTCCTTGTCGAAGCTCTCCGGGGCCGAACCCGCGGCGAAGCGCTCGGGATAGCTCTGCGCGAACCAGTACCGGCTGCTGTCGGGCGTGTGGATCTCGTCGGCGAGGACGATCCGGCCCCCGGGGTCCGTGCCGAACTCGTACTTCGTGTCCGCCAGGATCAGGCCGCGCTCCGCCGCCAGAGCCGTCCCGCGGGCGAACAGCGCCAGGGCCGCCTCGGACACGGTCGCCCACTGCGCGCGCGTCAGCAATCCGCGCTCGAGGATCTCCGCCTCGGTGAGCGGCTCGTCGTGGCCGCCGTCGAACGCCTTGGTGGTCGGCGTGATGATCGCCTCCGGCAGTTGCTGGTTCGGCCGCATCCCGTCCGGGAAGTGGTGGCCGTACATGTCCCGCTCGCCCGCGCGGTAACGCGTCAGGATCGAGGTCGAGGTGGTGCCCGCGAGGTAGCCGCGCACCACCACCTCCACGGGCAGGATCTCCAGGCGCTGGCCGACCACCACGTTGGGATCGGGATAGGCGATGACGTGGTTCGGGCAGAGGTCGGCGGTCTGCTCGAACCAGTAGCGAGCGGTCTGGGTCAGGACCTGGCCCTTGAACGGGATCGCCGCGAGCGCCCTGTCGAAGGCGCTGATCCGGTCCGAGGTGATGAGAATGCGCCGGCCGTCGGGGAGGTCGTAATTGTCCCGGACCTTGCCGCGGTAATGCCGGGGCAGCTCGGGCAGGGTCGCGTCGCGCAGGACCTGATGCGCGTGCGGGGCGAGATCTGCCGTGTTCATCGGGCTTTCCGTCAGGCTGAACGGCGACCGCGCCGCCGGTCCTCTGTGCGCGGATGGGCCCGGAAATTCCAGTCCCGGACCCCGGGAGCGCGCGCGGCGCCCGGTCCCGCCCTGGTCGGGCCCGGCCGGGACCCTACACTTGGGCGGGGACCAACGACGGTGGACGACCGGCCGCGCGATGCCGAACGCTTCTGCCGGACGGCCGAGGCGCGATGTACGAGACACCCCAACCGTCGGGCAGAGACCCCTTCCTGCGCCGGATCGAGACCGTGGCCCTGTTCCGGCTCACGGACGCGGAGCGCGCCGCGCTCGTCGCGCTCCCCCTGCAGGTCGCTCAATTCGAAGCCAACCAGGACATCATCCGGGAGGGCGACCGGCCGTCCCGAAGCTTCACGCTGCTCAGCGGGATCGCCTGCACGTACAAGTCGACCCGCGCGGGCAAGCGGCAGGTGATGAGCTACCACGTCCCGGGAGACGTGCCGGACTTCCAGAGCCTGTTCCTGGAGGTGCTCGACATCAACATCGCGACGGTGAGCGCCTGCCGCCTCGGCTTCGTCCAGCACGACGCGGTCCGGGCGATGCTGCGGGCGCACCCGCGCCTCAACGAGGTGTTCTGGCGCGCGACGCTGATCGACGCCGCCCTGGTCCGCGAGTGGATGCTCAACACCGGGCGCCGGGAGGCGTATGCCCGGATGGCCCACCTGTTCTGCGAGCTGATGACCCGCCTCGACGCCGTCGGTCTGGCCCCCGACCGGACCTGCGACCTGCCGATGACGCAGCCCGAACTCGCGGACGCCCTCGGGATCACGTCGGTCCACGTCAACCGGACGATTCGCGATCTCAAATCCGCCGGTCTGATCACGCTGCGGGGGCGCCGCCTCACCGTCCACGACTGGGCCGGGCTGCAGGCAGCGGCCGAATTCGATCCGACCTACCTGCACCTGCGCGACGTGGAGACGCGCTGACCGGCCCGCGCGAACTTCGGCCATTCACTGTCGAAGAGATGGGGCGTTCTCGGTCGCCGGCTCTACCGATTCGAAGATCGGGTGCTCAGCGAGAAGATGGTGCCCAGGGACGGAGTCGAACCGCCGACACTGCGATTTTCAGTCGCATGCTCTACCAACTGAGCTACCTGGGCGTCGTCCGCGCCGGTGTCGGCCTCGGACGTCGCGGGGTATAGTGAGTGCTTGGCGGCCTGTCCAGCCTCGCGTGATACCGACGTGACCGGAAGGCTGAAAAATTCAGCCCTCCGGATCCGGCGGGGGCGGCGGCGCGTCGGGATCGGGTTCCTCGGGGATCGCGTAGCGCTCGTTGAGCCAGCGTCCGAGATCGACGTCGGCGCAGCGCTGGGAGCAGAACGGCCGGAAGTCCGGCGTGGACGGTTGCCGGCAGATCGGACAGGGCGGCGGCTGGCGTTCGCGCTTCATGCGAGGGCGCCCCACCCGGCCCGGACGGGGTAGCCCTCCCCGTCGAGCAGGCTGAGGGTCTCGTAGAGCGGCAGGCCGACCACGCCGCTGTAAGACCCGACCAGCTTCACCACGAAGGCCCCCGCCAATCCCTGGATCGCGTAGCCGCCGGCTTTGCCGCGCCACTCGCCCGAGGCGACGTAGCCCTGGATGTCGCGACCCGAGAGGCGCTTGAACCGGACACGGCTCTCGACGATCCGCTCGCGGCGCCCGCGGGGCGAGAGGACGCAGACCGCCGTGTAGACCCGGTGCTGCCGCCCCGAGAGCAGGCGCAGGCAATCCGCGGCCTCGTCGGGAATCTCGGCCTTCGGCAGAACGCGCCGCCCGACCGCCACCACCGTGTCGGCCGACAGGAGCCAGGTGGGGGTCGTGGTGTCCTCCAGGTGGAGCGCCGCCTCGGCGGTGGCGAGCTTCGTCCGCGCGAGGCGCCGCGCCAGCTCGCGCGGCGGCTCGGCCTTGCGCGGCGTCTCGTCGATCTCGGCCGGCAGGAGCGCCGCCGGCTCGATCCCGATCTGCTGGAGCAACGCGAGACGGCGGGGCGAAGCGGAGGCGAGCACGAGTCGCGCCGTCGGCCCCTGCGTCCCGCCGATCGCTTCAGGTTTGGCGTCCATGATGTCCCGTTCGCACAATCGACCGGAGCCGCGCGACCGGAGCCGTGCGCGCCCTGCGCGGCGGCACTTCGTCGGCCGGGACAGGCTCTATGCGCCTGCCTGATAAGGGAAGGGTTCGGGCTTGTGAACTCGATCGAGTCGGGCCGCCCGCGCGAACGCGCGCGGAGCGGGTCGCACGAACCCGCACCGCCCCGCGCACCCGGAAGCAACACTCGTCAGGTTCGGGTGCGCCACGGCGCGGCGGGTTCGGCCGCCGATGCAGATCAGCGTTCGGCTCCTGGCCACTCGCAAGAACAGCCCAAGTCGTCGTCGGCGAGCGTAACCCGTCGTTAACCACGATCGACCGAGGATGGTGGCGTCCGAATGGGATGGTCATCGATGCTGAACGCAGATCCGCTCGTGCCGCGCCCGACGCTCGTCAACGCGGCCCTGCTCGCCCGCGCCCTCGACGGGCTCCGTCCGCAGGTCGCCTCGCCGATCGAGATGTGGCAGCGGCTCACCGATCAGTACGTGGTCGACCTCGACGCCGTCGCGGCGCTCCTGCCCGCCGACGAGCCGGAGACGCACTGGCTTCCCGCCCGCGACTAAGCCCGGCCCGAAGAGCCGCGTCCTCGGCCCATGACGTCCCGCGCCGCGCTGGCACGTGACGTGCTTAGTGTCTTCGGCAACCGGAGGAAGCACCCAGGCAACGACAACGCGGTGGCTCGCACGCCGGAGCACCCCGCGGACCTTTCGATCACTCGAAGCCGAGGTCCGTCATGTCGGAATTGCTCTCCGTTGCCCTGGTCTGTGCCGGCACTCTGCTGGCCCAGGACTGCTCCCGCGACACCGCCCTCGACGTCATCATCGCGCCGGCGCACACGCCGATGGAATGCCTGATGCACGCCCAGACCATGGCCGCCCAGGCCGGGTTGCCGGGGGGCAGCGACCGGTACCTCAAAGTCGCCTGCGAGCATCGCCGGGGCGAGGCCGAGCCGCGCCCCGTGATCCGCCGTGCCTCCTGAAGCCGAAGATGCGCCGGGCGACTCGGCGCACCAAGTTGTGACCGGCGCGGCGTCTGGTGCATCAAAGTCACGTCACGGTAATTCTTGTTCGCATTCGCCTAACGGACAGTTGCCGCCCCTGGGAACGGGACCCATCCTGCACGGCCACGCTGATGCAACCCTCACTCCGGCATCCGCCAACGTTGCCGCCCCGATGGCCCGCGTGCCGGGCAGGGCTCAAGCGAGTGCCTGCCCGATGCTGTACGACGCGTTCGACCTGCAGACCGACATGGCCGCCCAGACCCGGGCATGGGGCCGGCTGCTGAACGACATCTGGTCGCCCTGGGTCGGGTGGGGCGAGCCGGCGACCTGGATGTCCGCCGGCGCCCGGATGATGATGCGCGCCGGCCTGACCTTCGCGCGGCCGCCCTACGGCATCGAGTCGGTGAACGTCGGGAACCGGAGCGTCCCTGTCTCCGAGGAGGCGGTCGAGGTCACACCCTTCGCGACGCTGCTCCACTTCAAGAAGGACATCCACACCGAGCAGCCCAAGGTGCTGATGGTGGCGCCGATGTCGGGCCACTTCGCCACGCTGCTCCGCGCCACCGTGCGCACGATGCTGCCCGACCACGATGTCTACATCACCGACTGGCACAATGCCCGGGACGTGCCGCTGGCCGACGGGGCGTTCGGCTTCGACGACTACGTGAGCCACCTCATCCGGTTCCTGCAGACCATGGGCGAAGGCGCCCACATGGTGGCGGTGTGCCAGCCCGCCGTGCAGGCCCTCGTGGCCGCCGCCGCGATGGCGCAGGCGAAGGATCCGACCGCCCCGCGCAGCATGACCCTGATGGCCGGTCCGGTGGATTGCCGGATCAACCCGACGGGCGTGAACGAGCTCGCGACCTCCAAGCCGATCGAGTGGTTCGAGAAGAACCTGATCGCGACGGTGCCGGCGCGCCACAAGGGCGCCGGCCGCAAGGTCTACCCGGGCTTCGTGCAGGTCTCGGCCTTCATGGCGATGAACGCCAAGCGCCACATCCAGGGCCACGCCGACCTTTTCTGGCACATGGCCAACGGCGAGCACGACAAGGCCGAGGCGATCGAGACCTTCTACGACGAGTACTTCGCCGTGCTCGACCTCGCGGCCGATTTCTACCTGGAGACGGTCAAGACCGTGTTCCAGGACCACGCCCTGGCCCGGAACGCGGTGTCGTATCGGGGCGAGCCGATCGACCTGCGCGCGATCCGCCGCACGGCGCTGATGACGGTCGAGGGCGAGCGGGACGACATCTGCGCGGTCGGGCAGACCATGGCGGCCCACGACCTGTGCTCGGACCTCGCCCCGTACATGCGGACCCACCACCTCCAGGCCGGCGTCGGCCATTACGGCGTCTTCGCCGGGCGACGCTGGGAGACGCAGATCTACCCGCAGGTGCGCAACTTCATCCAGGCGCACAACTGACCCGGGGGCGGGTCGGGCGAGCGTCGCGCCGATTTGACCCGCCGACCTCAGCGGCCCACCATGCTAGGCACGTGTGACGGGGCCCGCCGAGCGCGGCTCCGTGGGCCACTCCTTCGGCGTGAGGCGGAACGGTCGGCGTGATCGGCAGGAACGGCACCGAGAGCAAGACCAGCGCGGGCGGGGCGGACGCGGCGTCCACGCGGCTCGACCGGCTCGTGGCGCGGGCGCGGGCGGCCGCCCTCTGGGAGCAGGCGTGGCCCGTGCTCTGGCGCGGCATCGGCGTCGGTCTGCTCTTCCTGGTCGTGTCCTGGGCGGGCGTGTGGCTCGACCTCACGCCGCTCTGGCGCCAGATCGGCCTCGGCGCCCTGGCCGTCCTCCTCGTCGCCGCGCTCCTGCCGCTGATCCATATCGCGCGGCCGGACCGTCGCCTGGCCCTGGCGCGGCTCGACCGCGAGGCCGCCGCCCGCGATCCGAAGCTGCGGCACGGGCCGGCCTCGGCGGCCCAGGACAGCCTCGCCGTCGGCGCCGCCGATCCCGGCAGCCGGCTGCTGTGGGACCTCCACCAGCGCCGGGCCGCGCAGGCGATCTCGGCCCTGCGGGTGGGGCTGCCGCGGCCGGGCATGACCCGGCACGATCCCTTCGCGCTGCGCGCCGGCCTGTTGGTCGCGGCGGTCGCCAGCCTGTTCGTGGCCGGCCCCGAGTGGCGCCAGCGGATCGGCGCCGCCTTCGACTGGCAGGAGCCGGCGGCGCCGGGCCCGAACTTCCGCGTGGACGGCTGGATCGACCCGCCGCTCTACACGCGGCTGCCGCCTCTGCTGATCGCGATGGACGGGAGCGACCAGCACCTGCGCGCGCCGGTCAACGCCCAGCTGATCGTGCGGATCGCCGGCCAGGGCAAGGCCGCGTCCGAGACGACCCTCACGCCCGATGCCGGCCTCGTCCCGGTCCCGGGCCAGGAGGCGCGCCCCGACCTGCGCGAGGAGCGCTACCGCATCGTCGGGGGCGCCGCGCTGACGATCGTGACCCCGGCGGGCAAGCAGCGCCTGACCGTCGACGCGATCCCCGACCGGCCGCCGGAAGTGACCGCCGTGGGCGGCCCCGAGGTGAACGGGCGCGGCACCTTCAACCTGACCTACCGGGCGAAGGACGATTACGGGATCAGCTCGGCCGAGGCCGTGATCGAGCCGCTGAAATCCGCGCGGGCCCTGGTCCCGGTCCCGCAGATCAACCTGGCGCTGCCCGGCGACGCGAGCGGCGACA from Methylobacterium sp. NMS14P includes:
- a CDS encoding phosphoribosylaminoimidazolesuccinocarboxamide synthase; amino-acid sequence: MNTADLAPHAHQVLRDATLPELPRHYRGKVRDNYDLPDGRRILITSDRISAFDRALAAIPFKGQVLTQTARYWFEQTADLCPNHVIAYPDPNVVVGQRLEILPVEVVVRGYLAGTTSTSILTRYRAGERDMYGHHFPDGMRPNQQLPEAIITPTTKAFDGGHDEPLTEAEILERGLLTRAQWATVSEAALALFARGTALAAERGLILADTKYEFGTDPGGRIVLADEIHTPDSSRYWFAQSYPERFAAGSAPESFDKDFVRNWVVARCDPYKDPIPEIPAEVVLETAAVYIRAYETITGARFVLPDPAEEPLDRVRRNIAAYLAA
- a CDS encoding Crp/Fnr family transcriptional regulator, producing MYETPQPSGRDPFLRRIETVALFRLTDAERAALVALPLQVAQFEANQDIIREGDRPSRSFTLLSGIACTYKSTRAGKRQVMSYHVPGDVPDFQSLFLEVLDINIATVSACRLGFVQHDAVRAMLRAHPRLNEVFWRATLIDAALVREWMLNTGRREAYARMAHLFCELMTRLDAVGLAPDRTCDLPMTQPELADALGITSVHVNRTIRDLKSAGLITLRGRRLTVHDWAGLQAAAEFDPTYLHLRDVETR
- a CDS encoding DNA gyrase inhibitor YacG translates to MKRERQPPPCPICRQPSTPDFRPFCSQRCADVDLGRWLNERYAIPEEPDPDAPPPPPDPEG
- a CDS encoding Maf-like protein translates to MDAKPEAIGGTQGPTARLVLASASPRRLALLQQIGIEPAALLPAEIDETPRKAEPPRELARRLARTKLATAEAALHLEDTTTPTWLLSADTVVAVGRRVLPKAEIPDEAADCLRLLSGRQHRVYTAVCVLSPRGRRERIVESRVRFKRLSGRDIQGYVASGEWRGKAGGYAIQGLAGAFVVKLVGSYSGVVGLPLYETLSLLDGEGYPVRAGWGALA
- a CDS encoding polyhydroxyalkanoate depolymerase produces the protein MLYDAFDLQTDMAAQTRAWGRLLNDIWSPWVGWGEPATWMSAGARMMMRAGLTFARPPYGIESVNVGNRSVPVSEEAVEVTPFATLLHFKKDIHTEQPKVLMVAPMSGHFATLLRATVRTMLPDHDVYITDWHNARDVPLADGAFGFDDYVSHLIRFLQTMGEGAHMVAVCQPAVQALVAAAAMAQAKDPTAPRSMTLMAGPVDCRINPTGVNELATSKPIEWFEKNLIATVPARHKGAGRKVYPGFVQVSAFMAMNAKRHIQGHADLFWHMANGEHDKAEAIETFYDEYFAVLDLAADFYLETVKTVFQDHALARNAVSYRGEPIDLRAIRRTALMTVEGERDDICAVGQTMAAHDLCSDLAPYMRTHHLQAGVGHYGVFAGRRWETQIYPQVRNFIQAHN